The proteins below are encoded in one region of Toxoplasma gondii ME49 chromosome IV, whole genome shotgun sequence:
- a CDS encoding hypothetical protein (encoded by transcript TGME49_320090): MVDLQDQPFSGSADLDTPIPASIMYDSDLSKIFAALAAPLLQSQELGMLSHEDCSADTNAEDCTPRTTDQDGIVDAYGAVNRSAKGSRCLSDQSPRKCQADLSSDLTFAALKALAGHLESLEASGGSERCSPRARKLGRGESSPGACEEGLREHESSDRIESSRMHAVAERQRLAADAEKVGLGVERPNVDCSSGDAVSMGLQLEDLSSGMALFGRGLKRAASQCFDGEGFADASPTDSTRSGGDGPRSDRRKSPKIGDTDSGKRSDCELLGVDQLLKEDLEDVLELEQATSQLLLSDSDSTSLRETQTPQFRGLLDLPPPAVKSFDVHASRSPDFGFGTKIESTGQPSTGGLPSILPRSFRSRSDYLSLCSLQTGSSDLGKEREPRSLEELKSLAGNEELGLTEIHILAEGLAKEFMETCCARLRPEGYRNCRLKYRRDNLSFTVVSKSRSRCSSPRIDSRNGRYTPRSALKEGPSPWSSGAGMFATPFGSSGGHIGLAGNPSVYGEMRLPCGSRSMGESGVNDSTVAAVVHAFLKATSILADATVQLHRERLGAGAVPSPQEGFRPVSNTKAEYQLEAFRRSA, translated from the exons ATGGTAGACCTTCAAGATCAGCCGTTTTCGGGGTCCGCTGACCTGGACACCCCGATTCCGGCTTCGATAATGTACGACTCAGACCTCTCTAAGATCTTCGCGGCCCTCGCCGCACCGCTCTTGCAGAGCCAAGAGCTTGGTATGTTGAGCCACGAAGACTGTTCTGCGGATACAAACGCAGAAGACTGCACGCCGCGGACTACGGACCAGGACGGCATTGTCGACGCCTACGGCGCTGTCAATCGTTCGGCCAAAGGCAGTCGCTGTTTGAGCGATCAGTCGCCGCGCAAGTGCCAGGCAGACTTGTCTAGCGACCTAACTTTCGCTGCTCTCAAGGCTCTCGCGGGTCACCTGGAGAGCCTTGAGGCGAGCGGCGGGAGCGAGAGGTGCTCACCCCGCGCCCGAAAATTAGGGCGCGGCGAGTCGTCTCCTGGCGCGTGTGAAGAAGGCCTCAGGGAACACGAGTCGAGCGACAGAATCGAATCGTCCCGCATGCACGCGGTAGCGGAGCGCCAGAGACTGGCGGCAGATGCAGAAAAGGTCGGGCTCGGTGTCGAGAGGCCGAATGTGGACTGTTCGTCAGGCGATGCGGTTTCAATGGGGCTCCAACTCGAGGACTTGTCTTCGGGGATGGCGCTGTTCGGCCGCGGGCTGAAGCGCGCGGCGTCCCAATGTTTCGATGGAGAGGGATTCGCAGACGCCTCGCCCACAGACAGCACACGCTCTGGCGGGGACGGGCCTCGCAGCGACAGGCGGAAGAGCCCTAAGATCGGAGACACGGATTCGGGGAAGCGAAGCGACTGCGAACTCCTCGGCGTCGACCAGCTCCTGAAGGAAGACCTAGAAGACGTTCTGGAGCTGGAGCAAGCCACGTCACAACTACTGCTCAGCGACTCAGACTCTACGAGTCTGCGTGAGACGCAAACGCCTCAATTCAG AGGGTTGCTTGACCTGCCACCTCCCGCTGTCAAATCTTTTGACGTCCACGCGTCGCGATCGCCCGATTTTGGCTTCGGCACCAAGATCGAATCGACTGGGCAACCGTCGACGGGTGGACTTCCGAGCATCCTGCCCCGATCCTTCCGCAGCCGCAGCGACTACCTGTCGTTATGCAGTTTGCAGACAGGATCCTCGGATTTggggaaagagcgagaaccaAGAAGTCTAGAAGAGCTGAAGTCTCTAGCCGGAAACGAAG AGCTGGGTCTTACGGAAATACACATACTCGCCGAAGGCTTGGCGAAAGAGTTCATGGAGACATGCTGTGCGAGGCTGAGGCCTGAGGGCTACCGAAACTGCAGACTCAAATACCGCCGGGATAATTTGTCCTTCACCGTCGTGTCGAAGAGCCGGTCACGGTGCAGCAGCCCGCGGATTGACAGTCGCAACGGTAGATACACTCCGCGGTCTGCGTTGAAGGAGGGACCTTCGCCTTGGTCCTCGGGAGCTGGTATGTTTGCGACTCCATTTGGATCGAGTGGAGGCCACATTGGACTGGCAGGAAACCCGTCGGTGTATGGGGAGATGCGCCTGCCTTGCGGCTCACGCTCCATGGGAGAGAGCGGCGTGAACGATTCTACAGTGGCGGCGGTTGTGCACGCTTTTTTGAAAGCCACGTCTATCCTTGCGGATGCGACAGTACAGCTGCATCGCGAGAGACTAGGTGCAGGGGCTGTACCCAGTCCTCAAGAAGGATTTAGACCCGTGTCCAACACGAAAGCAGAGTATCAGCTGGAGGCTTTCCGCAGATCCGCGTAA